One Rhipicephalus microplus isolate Deutch F79 chromosome 4, USDA_Rmic, whole genome shotgun sequence genomic window carries:
- the LOC142814046 gene encoding uncharacterized protein LOC142814046, which produces MRLPSELAREEGTQHAVYADDITIWTTEGSLGEMQERLQQAASIVEAYANDCGLQCASNKSELLHVRAKRRDKSAIHISLSGVPIREVEELRILGLFIHHRLRPDSTIAKLKRIGEQVGRMIHRVSNKRGGLRGRDALRLAHAFVTSRILYAVPYLRTNKQEDERIDAIIRKATKRALDLPVATSNAKLRTLGVLNSYQELREAHLMNQYTRLVQTAPEFRLLNRLNIQHTCTAEEAGRLPELWRHMLSVSPLPSNMNKHTHESRRQARARTLERQHGSRPGVFYVDIARPSPTGFLTACVVHREKHVNGLSFRAQNPERAEEVTIALAAEDPNSKVIIMDSRKACAHYLTGEISPLAGQILKQALADPAPKRIVCAPGHQSLRGNKAADAAARALTHRASHLGSYDSEANTPLLRFKAILTYYRDTNGLYPALSKGLSKAEERTLRRLQTGNLLCPAILKHFDANTDGRCPHWGETCAFFHMVWACPKNPLLLPSPTPSRETWETAFLNCSSLESQRALVRQARVGASSCSVPD; this is translated from the coding sequence atgcgccttccaagcgaattggccagggaggaaggcacacaacacgcagtatatgccgatgatattacaatctggaccactgaagggagccttggtgaaatgcaggaacgccttcagcaggccgcctccatagttgaggcgtatgccaacgattgtggtcTCCAATGTGCttcaaacaaatcagagcttctgcacgttagagcgaagcgaagagataagtcagccatacacatctccctgtctggggttcccatcagagaggtggaggagcttcGGAtcctgggcctgttcattcaccacagactcagaccggactccactatagcgaaactcaagagaataggcgaacaggtagggcgcatgatccaccgcgtttccaacaagcggggtggtctgcggggcagggacgcgcttcgactcgcccatgccttcgtgactagccggatcctctacgccgtcccataccttcgcactaacaagcaagaagacgaaagaatagatgccatcattcgtaaggctaccaaacgagctctggatctcccggtggccacttccaacgccaaactgaggacgttaggtgtgctcaactcctaccaggagttgcgggaggcccaccttatgaatcaatatactcgtctcgtgcagacggctcccgagttccgcctgctgaaccgcttaaatatacagcacacttgcactgcagaagAGGCGGGGCGTCTTCCGGAACTGTGgaggcatatgctctcggtctctccactccccagtaacatgaacaagcacacgcacgaaagcagaagacaggcgcgtgctcggacgcttgagaggcaacacggctcccgacctggtgtattctacgtagatatagcaagGCCTTCACCCACGGGATTTTTAacggcctgtgtagttcaccgggaaaagcatgtcaatgggctctcgttccgagcacaaaatccagagcgcgctgaggaagtcacGATAGCTCTTGCTGCTgaggaccccaactcgaaagttatcatcatggattcccggaaagcatgtgctcattacttgacaggagagatatcccccctagccggCCAAATTCTAAAACaagctctcgctgatccagccccgaaacgcatcgtatgcgCTCCTGGCCATCAGAGCTTACGAGGTAAtaaggccgctgacgcggccgcccgagcgcttacccaccgggcttctcaccttggctcttatgactcggaggccaatacaccgctgctgcggttcaaagcaattctgacctattatcgcgacactaaCGGCCTTTACCCGGCTCTTTCAAAGGGattgagtaaggcggaagagcgaactctaaggcgcttGCAGACAGGTAATCTACtgtgtcctgcaatcctaaaacatttcgatgcgaacacagatgggcggtgcccacactgggGGGAGACGTGTGCtttcttccacatggtatgggcatgtccgaaaaatcccctcCTACTCCCTTCCCCTACTCCTTCCCGAGAGACATGGGAGACTGCcttcctcaactgctcatcactagagtctcaacgggctctggtgagacagGCGCGAGTAGGAGCCTCGTCATGcagtgtcccggactaa